One Bacillota bacterium genomic window carries:
- a CDS encoding alpha/beta-type small acid-soluble spore protein yields MQQARPALDNFKYQVASQIGVNPPQDGYWGDLPARQCGAVGGHMVRNMIQLAEQSLAGGTGGGIFAGGAGGAGGAGGTVGGTVRGTTAGGTTGGTTTRR; encoded by the coding sequence GGCCGGCCCTCGACAACTTCAAGTATCAGGTGGCCAGCCAGATCGGGGTCAATCCGCCGCAGGACGGATACTGGGGCGACCTTCCGGCCCGTCAGTGCGGCGCGGTAGGCGGCCACATGGTCCGGAACATGATCCAGTTGGCTGAGCAAAGCCTGGCTGGCGGCACTGGAGGAGGCATCTTCGCCGGTGGCGCTGGTGGCGCCGGTGGCGCAGGCGGCACGGTAGGCGGCACCGTCCGCGGCACGACCGCCGGCGGAACGACTGGTGGGACGACCACTCGGCGGTAA
- a CDS encoding site-2 protease family protein produces MARLLDIRTLALTIPGLLIAFSFHEYAHARAATALGDDTPRLAGRLTLDPMAHLDPIGILLLLVAGFGWAKPVPINPLRLRGNMRRSSMLVALAGPATNLVLAFVFYLLTGIVIRVAPNLSPNVHDLLVLAAGLNVALAVFNLLPIPPLDGSWVLRALLPWEAARRYDELQRMGPVLLLILVATGGVSLILSPAVSFVNSLIATAAFAIAWL; encoded by the coding sequence ATGGCCCGTTTGTTGGACATCAGGACGCTCGCGCTGACCATCCCCGGCCTGCTCATCGCGTTCAGTTTCCACGAGTACGCCCACGCCCGTGCGGCGACGGCCCTGGGCGACGATACGCCTCGTTTGGCCGGGCGTTTGACCCTCGACCCGATGGCCCATCTGGACCCCATCGGCATTCTGCTGTTGCTGGTGGCCGGGTTCGGCTGGGCCAAGCCGGTACCAATCAATCCCTTGCGCCTGCGCGGGAACATGCGCCGGAGTTCGATGCTGGTGGCCCTGGCCGGCCCGGCGACCAATCTCGTCCTGGCCTTCGTCTTCTATCTTCTGACCGGGATCGTCATCCGGGTCGCCCCGAACCTGTCTCCGAACGTCCATGACCTATTGGTCCTGGCTGCGGGACTCAACGTGGCCCTGGCCGTCTTCAACCTCCTCCCGATCCCGCCCCTCGACGGCTCCTGGGTCCTGCGGGCCCTCCTCCCCTGGGAGGCGGCCCGCCGCTATGATGAACTGCAGCGGATGGGGCCGGTCCTGCTGCTGATCCTGGTGGCCACCGGGGGCGTTTCGCTGATCCTGTCGCCCGCGGTGTCCTTTGTCAACAGTCTGATCGCTACGGCCGCCTTCGCCATCGCCTGGCTCTAA